Sequence from the Thermus tengchongensis genome:
GATCCCGTGGCCTTTGTGCTCCTGCAGCAGTCCCCCGAGGACCTAAAGGCCCTGGTGGAGCGCTACCTGCCCCTGCCCCCCAAGCTCCTCAAGACCCTCGAGGTCTACGTCGCCTCAGGAAACGTAGAGGAGGCCGCAGGCGCTCTCCACATCCACCCCAACACCCTGCGCTACCGCCTAAGGCGCATCGAGGCCACCTTGGGTCCCCTTTCCCGGCCCGAGGTCCTGGCCCGGGTGCACCTGGCCCTCCGCGCGCGCGACCTGCTGGTGGGCTAAGATGGCAGGTATGGAAAAGCTAAAGGTCCTTGGCCTGGCTTTCCTCCTCCTTATGGGCGGCGGGCTCGCCCAGACCTTGGTGGAGGCGACGGCGGTGGCGGCCCTGGCCTCGAGCCTGGACCCGGCGGTGCGCCTACCCTCGGGCACCTACAAGGCCAGAAGCCCCGAGCCCCTCCTCCAGCGCTTCCCCGAGGCCAAGGGGTACGCCCTCGAGGCCTTTGTCGCCAAGGGCATCGCCAGCCGCCTGCACGCCGCCTTCGTGCAGCAGGTGCTCACCGCCTTCGCCGCCGCGGGGTACTTCGTGGAAAGCCGGGAGGAAAAGGTGGTGGAGGGTGAGGTGCGCACCAAGTACCTGCTTAAGGACAGCCTGGGCCGGCCAGCCCTGCTTGTGGTGGTGCGTAAGGGGGAGGAGTTGGTGTACGGGTTTGGCAAGCGTAAGTGATGCATGTCACGATATTCCACGCTTGTGCTAAAACTCCCCGCTCCAACTCCCGCCCCAGCGCCATACCGGCCCCGCCTTCCCCACCTCCACCCTGAGCCCCTCCCACCCGAGACCCACCCCCCAGGACCAACCTCCCCCGTAAGCGAGTCGCAAGGAGAGCCCCAAGCCCTCCGCCTGCCCGAACCACCCCAGGCCCGCCCCCAAAGGGTAGGCGGCCTCCAAAACCACCTCTCCCGGGCCCCAGGCCCAGCTCCATCCCAAAAGCCCCCTCGGCCCGGAAGCAAGCCCCATCACCTCCCCGTAAACCACCGCCTCCCCCAGGCGGGCGCTTCCCGCCAGCCCCACCCCTCCGGGGAAGACCAGGAATTTGAGGTCCCCCCAGGCGGCCTCGGCGAACACCCCCGGGCCCCAGGCGTACCCCAGGCGGAGGCGGGCCTCGCCATAGAGGGTGAGGAAGCCGCCCCAAACCCCCTCCACCCCACCCGCCGGGCTGGGGGCGTTCCAGGTGTAGGGAAAAAGCCGCCCCTCGCCGAAGGTATACGGGAAACGCCCCAGGGTGAGGCCCACCTCTCCCACCTCCACCGCCAGGTAAAGGCGCTCCACCGCGAGCCCCCCCTCCCCCAGGCCCGGCTGGAGGTAGGGGGCCAGGGCGTAGAAAAGCCGTCCCCCCTCCACGGGCACCGCCCCGAAAAGGCGGAGGTACGAGGTGGTCTGCCCTCCCAGGCCAAAGGCCCCCACCTCGTACCCCTGGGCCAAGGCCGGGAACAGGACAAGCGCAAAAACCCCCACCAGCCGCCGCATTTTCTGGCCTTAGCGCCGCTCCTCCCCCACGATGCGCCCGTCCTCCAGGCGCACGATGCGCTTCACGTGCTCCAAAAGCCTGGGGTCGTGGGTGGAGAAGAGGAAGGTAACCCCTTTTTCCTCGTTCAGGGCCTTCATGCGCTCGATGAGGGCCAGGCCCGTCTTGGAGTCCAGGTTGGCGGTGGGCTCGTCGGCCAGGACCAAAAGGGGCTCCGCCGCCAGGGCCCGGGCCACGGCCACCCGCTGTTGCTCCCCGCCGGAAAGCTGCCGGGGAAACCGCCCCGCCTTCTCCCTTAGGCCCAGGGCCGCCAGGGCCTCCATGGCCCGCCGCTCCCGCTCCGGCCGGGGAAGGCCCCGCAGTTCCAAGACGAAGGCCGCGTTCTCCAGGGCGGTGAGAACGGGCAGGAGGTTGTAGGCCTGAAACACCAGGCCAATCCTTTCCAGCCGGAAGCGGGCCCGCTCCGAGCGGGAAAGCCGGGAAAGGGCCACCCCGCCCACCCACACCTCTCCCTCCGTGGGCAGGTCCAGCCCCGAAAGAAGGTGCAGGAGGGTGCTCTTCCCGCTCCCCGAGGGCCCCACCAAGGCGGTGAACTCCCCCGGCTCCAGGGCGAGGTCCACCCCCCGCAGGGCCTCCGTTTCCACCCCGTCCCCCCGGTACACCTTGCGCACGCCTTTGGCTTCCAAGATGGGCATCCTCACCTCCTACGGCACGTAGCGCATGGCCTCCACCGGCTCCAGCCTCGAGGCCAGCCACCCCGGCCATAAGGCCGCCAAAAGCCCCGTCCCCACCGCGTACCCCAAGGTAAGGAGGACCTCCTTCAGCGAAAGCCGCCCGTGGAGCACCTCCGGCAGGCCAAACTCCCGGTACTGCTCCAAAATCCACTGGGGAAGGGGCAAGCGGAAGCCGTCCGCCAGCTCCAGGTGCACCAGAAGCCCGGCCCCCAGGCCCACCAAGGCAAAGACCCCCACCAGGAGGAGGCTTTCCCAGAAGACCAGGGCCATGACCCGCCGCCCGGTGAGGCCCAGGGCGGCCAAAAGCCCGAACTCCCGCACCCGTTCCACCAGGGAGAGGTAGAGGGCATTCAAGAGGATGAGCCCCCCGAGGAGGAAGAAGACGCCCACATAAAGGGCCATCACCGTGTCGTAAAGGGGCAGGATGGCGGCGTAGGCGGGGTTGGCCTCCAGCCAGGTTTCGGCCACCAGCCCCTGGAGGTGGGGCATCAGAGCGGCTTTGAGCTCCTCCAGCGGCTTGAGGTCGTAAAGCCCGAGGCCTTCCAGGCGCACCTCCAGCCGGGTCACCCGGCCCGGGGCCAGGAAGGCTTGGGCGTCGGCCAGGGGCACCACCAGGGTGCGGGCCTCGAGGTGGGTCTCCGGCAGGTCCAAAAGCCCCACCACCCGGAAGGCGTACACCCCAAGGCCCAAGCCCCCGGGGGCGTAGGCCACCACCTCGTCCCCCAGGCCCACCCTAAGGGCCTGGGCCAGGGCCTCGCCCAAAAGGGCCTCCCCCGGCGCCTCCGGCAGGCGGCCCGCCTTAAGGAGGTTCTTCTGCCGGGCCAAGCCCGCGGGCTCCAGACCCGTGACCACCGCGTAGCGGCTCCGCTCCCCAGCAAGGACCAGGCACCCCCCCTCCACCACCCCTTCCACCCGCGCCCCGGAAGGGAGCGGCAGGGCGGGCGGGACGAAGGCCAGGCTCTCCAGGTCCTCCCGCTCCCCGTACCCCTCCACCCGGACCACCAGGTGCCCGGTGCGCTCCAAAAGGAGCCGGAAGAAGGCGTCAAGCCCCCCGGCGTACACCGAGAGGAAGACCAGGGAGAGGAAGACCACCAGGGCCACCACGCCCCCGGTGGTGAGGCTTCGGCCCGGGGTGCGCCACAGGTTGCGCCAGGCCAGGCGGAGCACCTAGCACCCCCTTTCCAGGTACAGCGGGCTGAAGCAGCGCTCGGGCACCGGGCCCACCTGGACCTCGGTCACCTCCACCAGGGTGCGGTAGCCCTGCCGGGTGAGGTCCTTTAGCTCTAGGGTCCTGGGCAAGTAGGCTCCGTCTAAGCGCTGGTAGCTCCCCAGCCGGAGCTCCCGCACCGCCTGCCCCCGCTGGTCGTAGTAGAGGACGCGCTCGATGAAACCCTCCTTGAGGTACACCTCCACCCGGCCGTACGGGGTGGGCGCGCCAGGCTTTGGCATAAGGCGCAGGGTGCCTCCTTCCTCGGTCACCTGGAAAAGCTCCTCCAGATCCCGCCCCATGAGGTCCTGGTAGGTGAGGTCCGATCCCAAAAACCGCTCGCTCCTGCCCGAAGGCGGCAGGCGCAGGGTGCGGCCCAGGCGGGGGTCATAGAGGTAGAGGTCCTGGCCCAGGGAGAGGAAGGCCATCCCCGCCTCCGCCTTGGGCTCCAGGACCCGGAGGTGGGCCCGCTCGCCATCGGTGTAGACCCTAAGGCGGTAGGTGCGGCTGGACCCAGGCCGCTCCACCGTGAGCGCGTAGACCGCCTGGTGGGCAGGCCCCCGCAGGCGGTCCAAAGCGGACTTGAGCTTCTCCAGGGGGCTTTGCCCCAGGGCGAAGGCCGCAAGGGCCAAAAGAAGGATGCCAAACCGCTTCATCTCACTCCCCCTTCAGGTAGCGGGTGGGCTCCAGGGCAAGAACCAGCCGGCCCGGGAAGAGGAGGGCCAAGAGAGCGGAAAGGCCCACCACCATGGCGGCGTAGAGGGCGTAGACCGGGCGCAGGGCGGTATAAAGGTGCTCGGAAAGCCCCGACTCCGGCAAAAGCTCCACGGAAAGGCGCATGAGGGGACCGAAGACGTCGTGGGTGGAGGTGTACCAGAGGAGGGCGTAGCCTAGGAGGAGGCCCAGGAGGAGGCCCAGGCCGCTGGCCAGGGCGGCCTCGAGGGCCACCTGAGCCGCCAGGCGGAAGGGGGAAAGCCCCAGGCTCTCCGCCACCGCGAACTCCCTAAGCCTTTCCCGCACGCTCACGTAGGTGGTGCTCACCACGGCGATGGCCGCCAGAAGCATGAAAAGGCTCAGGAGGGGCACGTAGAAGAGGCGGCTAGCCTCGTAGTCCGCACGGATGGGACCCATGAGCTCCCACACTCCTCGAGCACGAAGCCCCTCCGGCAAAGCCTGGTTCAGGGCCTTGGCCACCCCCTCCTCCTTCCCCCGGGGCACCTTCAGGGCCAGGTGGGTGGCCACAATCTCTCTCCCGGAAAGCCTCTGGGCATCCTCCAGGTGCAGGTAAACCCCGCCGAAATCCACATTCCCCACCCCAGCCCGCACCAGGCCCACCACCAAAAGGCCCAGGGCCTCCTTCCCCGTCTCCACCACCAACCTCTCCCCCACCCGCACATCCAGCCGCTCCGCCAGGCGGTGGCCCAGGACCACCTCCCCCGGCCCCTGAAGCCACCGCCCCTCCCCCACCCTGAAGGGCACGCGGGAAAGGACCTTTTCCCCTTGGGGGTCCACCCCCAGGACCACGCCCCCCTGCATCCGGTAGGGGGAGCGGAGGAGGGCGTAAAGGGAAAGCCTGGGCGTGGCCGCCTGCACCAGAGGGTGGGCCACCGCCGGCAGCTCTCGGAAGCCGTTTTCCGGGTCTGGGTCCTGCCACCAAACCTCCCGGGCCACCACCACCGGGGCCTCCACGTACTCGGCGTAGGCCTCCACCAGGCTCTCCCCGTAACCATCCAGGAAGCCAAACAGGAAGAGCACGGCCACGGTCACGTAGATCACCACCAGGGAAAGCAGGGTGGTGCGCCGCCTCTGCCGGAGCACGTTGCGCCAGGCTAGCCTGAGTAGGCTCATCCCCCCTCCGAAAACCTCTCCAGGAGCTTGGGAAGTTCCCGCTCAAAAAAGGCGTAAAGCTCCCGCATCTCCCGAAGCCTCTCCCCCTTGGCTTCCCCCA
This genomic interval carries:
- a CDS encoding ABC transporter ATP-binding protein; this encodes MPILEAKGVRKVYRGDGVETEALRGVDLALEPGEFTALVGPSGSGKSTLLHLLSGLDLPTEGEVWVGGVALSRLSRSERARFRLERIGLVFQAYNLLPVLTALENAAFVLELRGLPRPERERRAMEALAALGLREKAGRFPRQLSGGEQQRVAVARALAAEPLLVLADEPTANLDSKTGLALIERMKALNEEKGVTFLFSTHDPRLLEHVKRIVRLEDGRIVGEERR
- a CDS encoding ABC transporter permease, encoding MLRLAWRNLWRTPGRSLTTGGVVALVVFLSLVFLSVYAGGLDAFFRLLLERTGHLVVRVEGYGEREDLESLAFVPPALPLPSGARVEGVVEGGCLVLAGERSRYAVVTGLEPAGLARQKNLLKAGRLPEAPGEALLGEALAQALRVGLGDEVVAYAPGGLGLGVYAFRVVGLLDLPETHLEARTLVVPLADAQAFLAPGRVTRLEVRLEGLGLYDLKPLEELKAALMPHLQGLVAETWLEANPAYAAILPLYDTVMALYVGVFFLLGGLILLNALYLSLVERVREFGLLAALGLTGRRVMALVFWESLLLVGVFALVGLGAGLLVHLELADGFRLPLPQWILEQYREFGLPEVLHGRLSLKEVLLTLGYAVGTGLLAALWPGWLASRLEPVEAMRYVP
- a CDS encoding outer membrane lipoprotein-sorting protein encodes the protein MKRFGILLLALAAFALGQSPLEKLKSALDRLRGPAHQAVYALTVERPGSSRTYRLRVYTDGERAHLRVLEPKAEAGMAFLSLGQDLYLYDPRLGRTLRLPPSGRSERFLGSDLTYQDLMGRDLEELFQVTEEGGTLRLMPKPGAPTPYGRVEVYLKEGFIERVLYYDQRGQAVRELRLGSYQRLDGAYLPRTLELKDLTRQGYRTLVEVTEVQVGPVPERCFSPLYLERGC
- a CDS encoding ABC transporter permease, with the protein product MSLLRLAWRNVLRQRRRTTLLSLVVIYVTVAVLFLFGFLDGYGESLVEAYAEYVEAPVVVAREVWWQDPDPENGFRELPAVAHPLVQAATPRLSLYALLRSPYRMQGGVVLGVDPQGEKVLSRVPFRVGEGRWLQGPGEVVLGHRLAERLDVRVGERLVVETGKEALGLLVVGLVRAGVGNVDFGGVYLHLEDAQRLSGREIVATHLALKVPRGKEEGVAKALNQALPEGLRARGVWELMGPIRADYEASRLFYVPLLSLFMLLAAIAVVSTTYVSVRERLREFAVAESLGLSPFRLAAQVALEAALASGLGLLLGLLLGYALLWYTSTHDVFGPLMRLSVELLPESGLSEHLYTALRPVYALYAAMVVGLSALLALLFPGRLVLALEPTRYLKGE